A stretch of the Photobacterium sp. CCB-ST2H9 genome encodes the following:
- a CDS encoding GNAT family N-acetyltransferase: MTGNQSFGESSLMNKQEIKVTLRDITIRERPTLENLFQYYLYELSAFLKWNPNDDGVYPFNALSLHKYWEREDHSPYFIFQGDELAGFALVRLYPGTQSAYDVEQFFVLRKFKGQGVGRQALQCIVNRHPGQWQIRVLLENTPALTFWKSAVHSIVGERYTLSTETDVDLLMYFILFHV, from the coding sequence ATGACAGGTAATCAGTCTTTTGGTGAATCTAGCTTGATGAATAAACAAGAAATAAAGGTCACGCTCAGAGATATTACAATCCGAGAGCGTCCAACACTCGAAAACCTTTTTCAGTATTATCTTTATGAACTGTCAGCTTTTTTGAAGTGGAACCCGAATGACGACGGTGTATATCCGTTTAATGCGCTGAGCCTGCACAAGTATTGGGAAAGGGAAGACCATTCTCCATACTTTATTTTTCAAGGGGATGAACTAGCAGGTTTTGCGCTGGTGCGTTTATACCCCGGTACTCAGTCTGCGTACGATGTTGAACAATTTTTTGTTCTCCGAAAGTTCAAAGGGCAAGGTGTCGGCAGGCAAGCATTGCAATGTATTGTCAACCGCCATCCCGGACAATGGCAAATTCGTGTGTTACTTGAAAACACACCCGCACTGACATTCTGGAAGTCTGCAGTGCACAGTATTGTCGGAGAGCGTTATACACTTTCAACAGAGACAGATGTGGACTTGCTTATGTATTTCATATTATTTCATGTCTAA